CTCAATCAATTGATGGCTTTCATAGTAATGCAAGGAAGCGTGCACTTgatttcaaaaatcagagaaagtGTTGAACATGTGTGGACTGTGACAAGcgcagcagaagaggaggcatatAAAGCTCGTTTAACTAGTATGTTAGGCATTGCTAGATTTCTCTAATTATATCACTTCAATTGTCACTACTGTTAGTGCTTCTTGCAAAAGAAAAGATCAACTCCTCCAAAATCACAATGAGCATCTTGTTCAACAATTAGATAGTGGTGCTATTTTTCCTGGGAAAGGGAAAAACCAAGAAACTAGTCTTGCTAGGCCTGGTGATACATGGTGGGGAACACATCACAAAAACATTGGCACGTCTTATGCTCATGTGGGGTTCTGTACTTGAGGTGTTAGAGAATATTAGTGAAGATGGAACTGATGGGGAAAAGAAAACTATTGCATATGGATTGATAACAAGAATGGAGTCATTTGAATTTGTGTTCATATTACATCTTATGATTAGAGTATTGGGGGTGACTCAAGAACTGTCACAATGTTTGCAAAAGAAAAATCAGAACATTGTTCGTGCAATAGGATTGATAGGTTCTGTGATGAGAAATATGAATGCCATGAGGGAAAATGGTTGGGATGATCTTTTTGAAGAGGTAAAAAGCTTTTGTGTCGAAAAGAAGATAGACATTCCTAATATGGAAGATATGATACCAGTTAGAGGTCGTTCCAAATTCCGTGGTGCCAAATTAGTGACACGCTACCATCATTTTCATCATGGGATTTTCAATGTTGTGATTGATCAGATTCTTTGTGAGTTAAACAATCGGTTTCTAGAAAGATCAACTCAACTCTTGAGATGGGTTGCTTGTCTTGATCCGAATGGTTCTTTTGCCAACTTTGAGATAGAGAAATTAGTTGAGCTTGCTGTGATCTATAAAGATGACTTCAGTGATTATGATTGTGTAAAGCTAAGGGGTGACCTTCTTGTATTCATTGATGAAGTCAAAAATGATAAAGATTTTGGCACTTGTACTGATCTTGGTAACCTTGCTGAGAAGATGGTTCAAAGTGATAGACATACACATTTTCCTTTGGTGTATCGTCTCATTGAACTTGCATTGATTTTGCCAGTGGCAACAACAACAGTTGAAAGAGCCTTCTCCGCTATGAATATTATCAAGACCAAATGGAGGAATAAATGAATGATGATTGGATGAATAATAGCATGATATGCTATATTGAGTGGGATTTGTTTGCATCCATTGAAGATGAAAACATTTTGAAGCGCTTTCAAGGCTTAAGAAACCGTAAGATAAATTTGCCACGCGAGGGCCTGAGGTGCGTATTGTTTTAGTACATTTCATTTTATAATGCTATCTTGATATATGAAGAAGTATGAAATTTTAAAAATTATGTAGCGTTAAGCGTGGTGGTTCAAGTGGTGTGAATTCGTGAAGACAGAAGAATCAgacatggattttttttattatgGAAGGCTCTTTGTATTTGGTACTTTTCTATCCTCATCATAGTTCTATGTATCATTGAGCACTTTGAATCGATATCAATCTTTCCTATATCTATTAGTGTACTGTGTACAACGAGCCCCCGTTTATgtttctagatccgccactgacGATCTACCTAATGATACCAATtaagtaccataaatattaatattttgttaaatatatttggtcaaagttaaaattaGTTGACTATTTGGAAACCGAGAATGACTTTTTTAGGATGGAAGGAGTATTGCTTTATATGTGCAAGTGCATGTGCAACTCTGCCACTGAACATAAACCCATCCTCCACACGACAATACTTATCTACTTTTGTATTTGTATTATTTGACTTTACTCTATCATAATCATACACATGAGCTGTATATTATATATGCATGTAGGTATGTTTTGTGCGCCATAGGGCATTTGACTGGTGAGACAGAAACTGGACAATTAACTCAGATCCCAAGTATGTACTCTGCAACTGTCGATTACATTACATGTCGAATTCCTATAGGCTTAAGATGTTAGAACCCTCTAATATGTGCTGCCCGTTAGCAAATATTGAATCCTAAATATTTACTAACATCCTCAAACCTGGATGGCGGATAGGTCTTTTTCTAGCTTACATTACTACACACATCAAAGGATCAGATAGTACAGCTTATCAGTACAGAATCCAGAAATACCTGCAGTTTTGTTTTTTGGCCTGTATATTATGCACTCCAGTGTAATGGCATGATACATAGCTCCTATTATAACCAGAAGAAAAATGCAGCATATGTGCACTTGAAAAGCCGTTACATACTTCAgcataatttgcttgaagtttggGCGAACCCCATGTTGCCATAGTATTCTGCTACCATTGCGAAGTTCTTAGTTAGGTCCTCATGAAACTACCAACTCATCCCAGGAAGTCCACTATGACTTCTTCCAAGAGGTCGCCATGTAACATCCTAGATATCTGCTTCCCCATCATATTGCTGTCGTTGCCTACTTCCAGCCAGTTTGTATCAAGAACCATCTCATCAGGATTCCCTGTGACACAATCTTCCCGCTGCCTAACAATTGTCTGCCAAACCTTCTCAACAGGTCCTTCAGGGCCGCAAAGAGCTACACGGTGTCTACTAGGCTGCACCCACAGGTGCACATCAACACATGGTGCAAGGACCTCGGAAAGGATTGAATTCACGAGGTCGAACAGAAGCCTCCTCTCAGGTTTTGCCCATGTGGTGATTTTGTTGTACTTCCTCTCAAGCCTATCAAAGACACGAGGGCCAACAGGGCAACCAGGCAAGTACCATGACTTGCAGATGAGCTGCCAGTCAGCAACTATGATACCAGAGCATATAAGTATGTCAAGGAGATATGAGAAGTCCCAGTTTTCCTCGACCTGAAATGCTTCCAAAGATTGGTAAAATGAAtggtcttcatcatcacttgacatgGTAACTTCAGATTCATTGTGATATTGATGGCCATCTCTTTGTTTCTCTacatcaaaggaaaaggaagcttCCGTTAAGAAAATCATGAAGCTGAAAACTTATGAAAGATCTGTTTTAGGACTTCTGTCACACACTGTACTCTCCAGTTTTGGCACATCCTAAATTTGTTTAGAATGTTTTATTTTACCGTCAGTTACAGATTAGGATTGAAAAATCACTATCTAAATATTCTTGTTACCTACAATGAGTGGGTAAGGTGCAAAAATTATAACCTTGATTCAGAAATTATTTAACCTTAAAAGTACATATGACTGCAGTGCAGGTTTTACTGGGAAAGGTTAAGTTTGCCTCACTTACTAGCCATCCCTTGCAAGTCATCATAATTCAAACATCCTGGAAAACAAATATCATCATCAATTGGAGGCTCAAGGATGGACACTGGGCTTGGTTGCTCAACCTCTTTTGAGCCTTTACAAGATTTTGTACCATCAGTATGATCCGAAACAGATATTGATTCATCCTCGTGACAACGGAAAGGCAATGTTGTCACCTAAAACACATTGGGAAACAATTGGATGAGTAATCGAGTATACAGCGGATACTTCGAAATTTAACATGAGCACAATAAACAATGAACTAATAAGACCTAAAATAGGTTATCTTTTATGTTTAAGGTTCCAAACATATCTCTACTACTAAAAAGACCGAACTGGACCCGTCCACTACACGTGGTGAAGCCGAGCGCGTCACTCTGCATCTCGCTGTTCTTTTTTGCACCGACATGTGGGCCTCGCCCATCCTCAAGCTACCAGATTCCCGCCGAGCCCGGCCCCATCCGATGACCTGCCCTGCCCCCGCCGCCTCCATGTCCCTCTACAGTCGACGCCGCCAGACCGCCACGCCTCCTCCCAGACTTGCCTCACTCCCTCCCTGTCCTCCCGGCTAACGCCGCTGCCCTCCGCAACCCCGCATCCCGCAGCCGCTACTTCAAGCCGCCGCCACCATCAAATGCCAGGTGTGCTGAGGTCTTCGTCAGTCCCTTCGATAGGTCTTCGTCGGGCCCTTCGCCGGCTGCCGGATCTCTCCATCTGAGGGTAAAATCAACCTCTCCTCTCCGTGATTGCAGTTGCAGGCACAAACCAACCGTTCGGGTACGGGTTCATCTTGGAGCACCGCGCCATCGGTGTTGGCGGCGAACTCCGCATCAGGATCCATCGCTCGGGTGGACTCATCAAGGGCCGGTGGTGACGAAGGAGACATGGCAACAAGCTCATCGAGGCCTGGGAGATGAGGCATCAAGAGGTTGGTTGGGGACTTGAATAAATTCATTTCCCCGTTCGTGTTGCTTTGTCTGATTAATAGGATTGCACATGAATACCTTTTGAGTTCCTTGGTGTTGCTTTGGCTGGAATGCATATGGACAGAATCTCTGACCAAATTCCAGTGCCTTAGGGTGCTGCGTTTGGCTTGTAACTGCTGTGGGATTGGACTGATTTTTGAGGCCAGAGCCTTGCCAATGGTCGAAGAGCTACAGCTGTTGTTTAGCCCTCAGCAGATGCTCTCTTTAAATGGTGGTTTTGATTTTGGGATCCAGATTCTCTCCTCACAGATATTTGTTGAGTGAGGCTAGCATCAGCAGTTTGCTGAGggctaaggccagtctcaatggggatTGGGGAGTTTCATGACACAGTTACCAAGACTACCACGTACCACATCAGCTTTTGTGTTAGCAACTCTGACAACAggtttcatctagatgaaactctATCTCTCTCTTCATAATTAATCTGCCAACTCAGCAAATTTGTTGATGTGTCACAACATTAAATGAGAATGAAACTCCTCTGAAACCCTATTGAGACAGGCCTAAGTAACATCTGTAAATGCAGATCTTGAGCTCACTTCACACATTGACCTCACTTCACACACATGCAGTTTCTGAAATTTCAGCACAAAGTTTTACTTAACCTGTCATATTCTGTCAGCTAAGACAAAAAAAAACGAAAAACAAAACTGTGTAAAAGGGCACTGATGATAATCTAGGAGGCAGCAATTCATCCGAGGCGAGCAGAGCCGCCCCTCCCTCCTGAGTTTCAGATGGTGGATGGGAAAGGAATCAAGGtaaccctccctccctccctctaatGCGAGTTTCAGCTGGTGTATGGGAAGGAATCAAGGTAATTAACATTAATGCATGTCTCTTCAGTCTTTGAGACCCTGTTTTTGTTCGCTAATACATATAACCATAATACTGCGATCTGCTATCCCAGAATAAAGTCAAGATTGTGCTGATTACTAACTAGAATGGAAATCTAAGTATATTCTTGTGAGGGACATTAACATATTCCACCATTTCAGGTTTTCAGCAACAGCACTTGTTCTTACAGAGATTATTGGTATGACGATTTTGAATACAAGTGAGTTCAAAAGGGCAAGAGCTACTATGGGCCATTGGTTGCAGGATTACATGATGAAGCCGTGCATTGAATATTGTAGAAACTCATATTATCTTTGTATATGGTCAGCATGACCATATCTACATGCAAAAACTTATTTGTTTACACGTGCAGTCATTCTATTTTTGTACATGCTTAATTATGCTCTGAATTCAACCAATGGTATTACCTTTTGTGTCTTTATTACGAACGAATTGATTTGTTTGATGTTAAAAAGATAAAACTTTGAGGAAGGGGATTATTGAATGAATGTATGCATTGCACCAAAATGACTACTGAAAATTTGAATAAAGTGTTTTTGATCAAGTTAATTCATAACAGCATCATCAAAGTGCATATATGATTATTGTCCCGCGGCAACGCTTGACTACTGAAAATTTGAATAAAGTGTTTTTGATCAAGTTAATTCATAATAGCATCATCAAAGTGCATATATGATTATTGTCCTGTGGCAACGCACAGGTATTCATCTAGTTAATAGATAAGAACCGCACGTCCTCAAAAAATAAACATTACCAACTACTCTCCAgcataaaaaacaaaaacaaaaaaggcATCACATCAGCTTCATCAGAATTAATAAAAGAGCAAAGCATGAAAACTTACTACCATTAAAAATTATCAGAACATGAAGCATATCTACAGATTGAAAATGCAAGATTTGTATGTGAGTTTATAGTAGATGATTTCAACTTCTAATGGTAACTATAATTAAGTGAGCATACAAGTAAATTATCCTCAGGTACACTCCCTTCCTTTTTGGTTCTCTAAATTGATGGATGCAAAGACACATACCCGTTGTTTCCTAGAAACCTGCAAGTTGAACCCAGAAGCTTCAGATTCAGCTGGTTGTTGCATTAAGTCTTCATCTGTTGTGAACAATACTTTCTCATTTAAGCAATCAGGAGTTGAAAAGTTGTCTGCTGTCAGATTTTGGAAACAGCAAGCATTGCTCAAGTGAGCTTCACTGCCACTGCCAATTTGCTTCAGCAGTCTTGGTTTATCCCGGAAAGAATCAAACCGACACTTCCCATTGTTGTAAATATTGGATATATTTGAATTATTTTTACCCTGAGAGGAGCCTTCCGAGCAAGAATTTCTGTCCGTTGAGCTTCGGATAGATTGCAGAGGTGCATGCTTTGGTAAAACTATAAAGCATCCATCCTTGCTATGACCATTATCGCGGTCAATCATATTACGTCGAATTGGAGCACGTGAATCTGAATTTAGCTTCAGTCTTTCAGAATCAGACAGAGCAAACATTTCTGCAAGAGTTTTCGAACCAACAGCAGATTCTGCATTCCGGCGTATTTTCAACAGCGCGCTGTTTGATGATGACCTGTTAGTTTGCCTAAAGTTATCATTACCACAAGAATACCTCTGAGATGATCCAAGACAACTCGCATCAGTATTGCCAAACTGATGAACTGATGCTTCCTGTCCAATTTGCAGTGGATCAATGGGGTCACTAGTCAAGAATCTTTCTTTTCTAATTCGAGGCACATTATTATTTTCAGTACTTAATATATGTTGCCAATCTCTTCCATTCTTCATTACAGGAAACTCAGATTGCTTATGTTTCATGCCTCTCCTGCAGTTCTTATTGACAGGAGAAAGGTATGGAATGGAAAAAACATTTTCTGGATCATGCCCTTTTTCCAAGCATGGTGGTTCCAGAACTacaatgctgttgaaatctttgttTTTTCCTCTTGAGAAAAGGCTGAAATTGCTGAGTGAAGAATTGGCTAAACCCACAGGGCAAGTCCTGCAAACACTTGATGTATCTTTCCCATACTGATAATTTGCAGAATAGTTCATGTCATGAGGGCGCTTCTCAAATAAAGGATTATTTATTTCCACTGAGTTCAAGCGACCCAAGCCATCTGTGCAATCCACATGACAATTATGTGTATCATCTCCGTAGAGTGTTTTTGATGGCATAAGCTTTTTTAATCTTAGCGCTCTTTGTTTCAAGCTTGGCAAGCCTTTTGGAAAATGATGGGACCTCTCTTTTGTGACAGCCTCTGGTGGCTCCTCTG
The sequence above is drawn from the Miscanthus floridulus cultivar M001 chromosome 15, ASM1932011v1, whole genome shotgun sequence genome and encodes:
- the LOC136507415 gene encoding uncharacterized protein, with translation MWGSVLEVLENISEDGTDGEKKTIAYGLITRMESFEFVFILHLMIRVLGVTQELSQCLQKKNQNIVRAIGLIGSVMRNMNAMRENGWDDLFEEVKSFCVEKKIDIPNMEDMIPVRGRSKFRGAKLVTRYHHFHHGIFNVVIDQILCELNNRFLERSTQLLRWVACLDPNGSFANFEIEKLVELAVIYKDDFSDYDCVKLRGDLLVFIDEVKNDKDFGTCTDLGNLAEKMVQSDRHTHFPLVYRLIELALILPVATTTVERAFSAMNIIKTKWRNK
- the LOC136508294 gene encoding uncharacterized protein — translated: MEQISLGNRYKECRPRRTSSCQTKILVGKDVLHELEQRRSSPSVIAKLMGIDVLPPSNVVNSRHQEFKDVFEVSEEPPEAVTKERSHHFPKGLPSLKQRALRLKKLMPSKTLYGDDTHNCHVDCTDGLGRLNSVEINNPLFEKRPHDMNYSANYQYGKDTSSVCRTCPVGLANSSLSNFSLFSRGKNKDFNSIVVLEPPCLEKGHDPENVFSIPYLSPVNKNCRRGMKHKQSEFPVMKNGRDWQHILSTENNNVPRIRKERFLTSDPIDPLQIGQEASVHQFGNTDASCLGSSQRYSCGNDNFRQTNRSSSNSALLKIRRNAESAVGSKTLAEMFALSDSERLKLNSDSRAPIRRNMIDRDNGHSKDGCFIVLPKHAPLQSIRSSTDRNSCSEGSSQGKNNSNISNIYNNGKCRFDSFRDKPRLLKQIGSGSEAHLSNACCFQNLTADNFSTPDCLNEKVLFTTDEDLMQQPAESEASGFNLQVSRKQRVTTLPFRCHEDESISVSDHTDGTKSCKGSKEVEQPSPVSILEPPIDDDICFPGCLNYDDLQGMAKKQRDGHQYHNESEVTMSSDDEDHSFYQSLEAFQVEENWDFSYLLDILICSGIIVADWQLICKSWYLPGCPVGPRVFDRLERKYNKITTWAKPERRLLFDLVNSILSEVLAPCVDVHLWVQPSRHRVALCGPEGPVEKVWQTIVRQREDCVTGNPDEMVLDTNWLEVGNDSNMMGKQISRMLHGDLLEEVIVDFLG